A single genomic interval of Asterias amurensis chromosome 1, ASM3211899v1 harbors:
- the LOC139933938 gene encoding fumarate hydratase, mitochondrial-like isoform X2: MTTIQHIVRRKLLASVGFTTSFRRKASDMAKKFRTESDTFGDLEVPTDKYYGANTARSFKNFDIGGEREKMPVPLIRAFGVLKGAAAQVNKEYGLSQEKADYIVKAAKELEDGKLDDHFPLVIWQTGSGTQTNMNVNEVLSNRSIEMMGGLMGSKSPIHPNDDVNKSQSSNDTFPTAMHISVAMEIHRCLLPGLQLLHDALLRKEEEFKDIVKIGRTHTQDATPMTLGQEFGGYRTQLANGVERVRDTLPRLYQLAAGGTAVGTGLNTRIGFAEKVAATIKKHTGIPFVTAPNKFEALAARDALVEVHGALNVVACSIMKVANDIRFLGSGPRCGLGEIRLPENEPGSSIMPGKVNPTQCEAITMVAAQVMGNQTAVTVGGSNGHFELNVFMPMIVSNVLRSVRLLGDACTSFSTKCVSGIVANTDTIGRYLNESLMLVTALNQHIGYDKAAKIAKYAHANSTTLKEAALTLGFLTEEEFTQWVRPELMLGPK; the protein is encoded by the exons ATGACAACCATTCAACATATTGTCCGGCGGAAATTATTGGCGTCAGTAGGGTTTACAACCTCATTTCGTCGGAAAGCAAGCGATATG gcgAAAAAATTCAGGACGGAATCGGACACTTTTGGTGATCTGGAAGTTCCGACTGACAAGTACTATGGTGCCAACACAGCACGCTCCTTCAAGAACTTTGACATTGGTGGAGAGCGAGAAAAAATGCCA GTACCACTGATTCGAGCATTTGGTGTACTTAAGGGTGCTGCTGCCCAGGTGAATAAAGAGTATGGTCTCAGTCAAGAGAAGGCCGACTACATTGTCAAGGCTGCTAAAGAG CTTGAGGATGGGAAGTTGGATGACCACTTCCCCCTGGTGATCTGGCAAACTGGGTCGGGCACTCAGACTAACATGAACGTGAATGAAGTGTTGAGTAACCGCTCTATTGAGATGATGGGAGGCCTGATGGGCAGTAAATCTCCGATACACCCCAACGATGATGTCAATAAGAGCCAA AGCTCCAATGATACATTTCCCACTGCCATGCATATATCTGTGGCCATGGAGATTCACCGATGCTTGTTACCAGGACTACAGCTTCTGCATGATGCCCTCTTAAGGAAAGAAGAGGAATTTAAAGACATTGTCAAGATTGGCAGAACCCATACTCAG gatGCTACTCCAATGACTCTTGGGCAAGAATTTGGTGGATATCGGACTCAGTTGGCTAATGGGGTGGAAAGAGTAAGGGACACTCTTCCGAGATTATACCAGCTAGCTGCAG GTGGGACAGCCGTAGGAACTGGTCTAAATACTCGTATTGGTTTTGCAGAAAAAGTGGCCGCAACAATCAAGAAGCATACAG GTATTCCCTTCGTGACCGCACCCAACAAATTTGAAGCCCTCGCAGCACGAGATGCCCTGGTGGAAGTACACGGCGCCCTCAATGTAGTGGCGTGCAGCATCATGAAGGTGGCTAACGACATTCGATTCCTTGGGTCAGGGCCGAGGTGTGGACTGGGTGAAATCCGTCTTCCAGAGAATGAGCCCGGTAGCAGTATAATGCCAG GTAAAGTAAACCCAACTCAGTGTGAGGCCATCACCATGGTTGCTGCTCAGGTCATGGGGAATCAGACGGCGGTTACCGTCGGGGGAAGCAATGGTCATTTTGAGCTCAACGTGTTCATGCCGATGATCGTTTCCAACGTGCTACGCTCGGTCCGTCTTCTTGGGGATGCTTGTACCTCTTTCAGTACGAAATGTGTTTCAGGAATTGTGGCAAACACAGACACAATAGGAAG ATATTTGAATGAGTCGTTGATGTTGGTGACAGCTTTAAATCAACATATAGGGTATGATAAAGCAGCAAAGATTGCTAAATACGCACACGCAAACAGCACAACGCTAAAAGAGGCAGCATTGACGCTTGGTTTCTTAACTGAAGAAGAATTCACTCAGTGGGTGCGACCAGAACTAATGCTCGGACCGAAATAG
- the LOC139933938 gene encoding probable fumarate hydratase, mitochondrial isoform X1 yields MALPLSSVKIECTSFDLVSSDDVQDFVDLADASNTKKQIKYALTRLESYAIFSETTLDEVSALAKRDLDEFLCRFYASLRKHDGELYTKSSMQGIRYGLQRHFQALRKWNICNIESFPESNIFFKTMLVKLEREGKGKIKHKSPISAADMDRILASDDLDTSTPTGLQNKVFIDILMNFCNQGREHMREMKPSDFIISRDEDGVRYVTKREHNVTRNNQENDNEMSSGFMDEFPGSDTCPVSSFEMYLSKLHPKCPDTLWQRPLPVRPETGPWYSCVPVGIHTLGNKIKTISTKAGCSRIYTNHCLGLRATSVLDGTGFANRNIRAKSDDRRKQMSAALASQTLNQQLELPQQEVPSVDDILCLQQQHEDRISNLGFQQHVHIDRLVTPFPKAKKRSASSCELMEQSRLHTAKKFRTESDTFGDLEVPTDKYYGANTARSFKNFDIGGEREKMPVPLIRAFGVLKGAAAQVNKEYGLSQEKADYIVKAAKELEDGKLDDHFPLVIWQTGSGTQTNMNVNEVLSNRSIEMMGGLMGSKSPIHPNDDVNKSQSSNDTFPTAMHISVAMEIHRCLLPGLQLLHDALLRKEEEFKDIVKIGRTHTQDATPMTLGQEFGGYRTQLANGVERVRDTLPRLYQLAAGGTAVGTGLNTRIGFAEKVAATIKKHTGIPFVTAPNKFEALAARDALVEVHGALNVVACSIMKVANDIRFLGSGPRCGLGEIRLPENEPGSSIMPGKVNPTQCEAITMVAAQVMGNQTAVTVGGSNGHFELNVFMPMIVSNVLRSVRLLGDACTSFSTKCVSGIVANTDTIGRYLNESLMLVTALNQHIGYDKAAKIAKYAHANSTTLKEAALTLGFLTEEEFTQWVRPELMLGPK; encoded by the exons ATGGCGCTGCCATTGAGTAGCGTGAAAATTGAATGCACGTCATTTGATCTCGTTTCAAGCGACGATGTACAGGATTTCGTTGATTTAGCAGACGCCTCTAATACCAAAAAGCAGATTAAATACGCCCTGACTAGATTGGAGAGTTATGCAATCTTCTCAGAAACAACACTTGATGAAGTTTCAGCTTTAGCAAAGCGTGATCTGGACGAGTTTCTGTGCAGATTCTACGCCAGCTTGAGAAAACACGATGGAGAATTGTACACCAAATCATCGATGCAAGGAATTCGATACGGTCTTCAGAGACATTTTCAAGCCCTCCGCAAGTGGAATATTTGTAACATTGAAAGCTTTCCCGagagtaatatttttttcaagaccATGCTTGTAAAGCTTGAACGTGAGGGGAAAGGAAAAATTAAGCACAAGAGCCCAATATCGGCTGCTGACATGGACAGAATACTGGCCTCCGATGATTTGGACACGAGTACTCCAACCGGATTGCAAAACAAAGTGTTCATTGATATTTTGATGAATTTCTGCAATCAAGGCCGTGAGCACATGCGTGAAATGAAGCCAAGTGATTTCATAATTTCCAGAGATGAAGATGGCGTTCGTTATGTAACAAAGCGTGAACACAATGTGACCAGAAACAATCAGGAAAATGATAATGAAATGTCCAGTGGTTTCATGGATGAGTTTCCAGGCAGTGACACATGTCCGGTATCATCGTTTGAGATGTATCTGTCAAAGTTACATCCAAAGTGTCCTGATACGTTGTGGCAAAGACCTCTACCAGTTAGACCCGAGACTGGTCCCTGGTACTCATGTGTCCCAGTTGGAATTCACACTCTTGGTAACAAGatcaaaacaatatcaaccAAAGCTGGCTGCAGTAGAATCTACACTAATCACTGCCTAGGCCTGAGAGCAACCAGCGTACTTGATGGTACAGGATTTGCAAACCGCAATATCAGGGCAAAAAGTGATGACAGAAGAAAGCAAATGAGTGCTGCACTTGCATCTCAGACTTTGAACCAGCAGCTGGAATTACCACAGCAAGAGGTCCCTTCTGTTGATGACATTTTGTgtctacaacaacaacatgagGATAGGATCAGTAACCTTGGTTTCCAACAACACGTTCACATTGACCGACTCGTGACACCCTTTCCAAAAGCAAAGAAACGCTCCGCTTCATCTTGTGAATTAATGGAACAGTCGAGACTTCACACT gcgAAAAAATTCAGGACGGAATCGGACACTTTTGGTGATCTGGAAGTTCCGACTGACAAGTACTATGGTGCCAACACAGCACGCTCCTTCAAGAACTTTGACATTGGTGGAGAGCGAGAAAAAATGCCA GTACCACTGATTCGAGCATTTGGTGTACTTAAGGGTGCTGCTGCCCAGGTGAATAAAGAGTATGGTCTCAGTCAAGAGAAGGCCGACTACATTGTCAAGGCTGCTAAAGAG CTTGAGGATGGGAAGTTGGATGACCACTTCCCCCTGGTGATCTGGCAAACTGGGTCGGGCACTCAGACTAACATGAACGTGAATGAAGTGTTGAGTAACCGCTCTATTGAGATGATGGGAGGCCTGATGGGCAGTAAATCTCCGATACACCCCAACGATGATGTCAATAAGAGCCAA AGCTCCAATGATACATTTCCCACTGCCATGCATATATCTGTGGCCATGGAGATTCACCGATGCTTGTTACCAGGACTACAGCTTCTGCATGATGCCCTCTTAAGGAAAGAAGAGGAATTTAAAGACATTGTCAAGATTGGCAGAACCCATACTCAG gatGCTACTCCAATGACTCTTGGGCAAGAATTTGGTGGATATCGGACTCAGTTGGCTAATGGGGTGGAAAGAGTAAGGGACACTCTTCCGAGATTATACCAGCTAGCTGCAG GTGGGACAGCCGTAGGAACTGGTCTAAATACTCGTATTGGTTTTGCAGAAAAAGTGGCCGCAACAATCAAGAAGCATACAG GTATTCCCTTCGTGACCGCACCCAACAAATTTGAAGCCCTCGCAGCACGAGATGCCCTGGTGGAAGTACACGGCGCCCTCAATGTAGTGGCGTGCAGCATCATGAAGGTGGCTAACGACATTCGATTCCTTGGGTCAGGGCCGAGGTGTGGACTGGGTGAAATCCGTCTTCCAGAGAATGAGCCCGGTAGCAGTATAATGCCAG GTAAAGTAAACCCAACTCAGTGTGAGGCCATCACCATGGTTGCTGCTCAGGTCATGGGGAATCAGACGGCGGTTACCGTCGGGGGAAGCAATGGTCATTTTGAGCTCAACGTGTTCATGCCGATGATCGTTTCCAACGTGCTACGCTCGGTCCGTCTTCTTGGGGATGCTTGTACCTCTTTCAGTACGAAATGTGTTTCAGGAATTGTGGCAAACACAGACACAATAGGAAG ATATTTGAATGAGTCGTTGATGTTGGTGACAGCTTTAAATCAACATATAGGGTATGATAAAGCAGCAAAGATTGCTAAATACGCACACGCAAACAGCACAACGCTAAAAGAGGCAGCATTGACGCTTGGTTTCTTAACTGAAGAAGAATTCACTCAGTGGGTGCGACCAGAACTAATGCTCGGACCGAAATAG
- the LOC139933953 gene encoding steryl-sulfatase-like, whose amino-acid sequence MELSWTSLSLIATLSCTILCTNALLNSSPQPQSKPTNFVVFIMDDVGMGDLGCFGNGTIKTPNIDGLAKEGAKLTHHLALPLCTPSRAALMTGRLPIRYGMGSRHIMRVFTFLSAKAGLPSSETTIAEVLKAIGYSTALVGKWHLGSMCEAENECSHPNGQGFDYFFGLPLTNLRDCGSNSNVFIAWDPHIYRDIVLTFLAVLWAAYTARKHRYIGLCGFVIFVGTGAILCGSFFAFIKSVRMMNCVLMENQRVVEQPLQYANLTERIHRRAVNFLEGHHDKPFLLVMSFLQAHTALFSSEKFLGRSKHGLYGDTLEEMDWSVGEILRTLRRLGVDENTFIYLTSDNGGHVEEFSEDGVREGGWNGVFKGGKASTWEGGIRVPTIVKYPGVVPPGLEISEPTKLEDLLPTIAGIAGAQLPNDRVYDGKSLMPLLTRGKTSGPHHEFMYHYCGSYLHAARYTPKDSDKIFKIHYSSVIHVPGPHGTMGCFGTYACRCTGYSVDHHDPPLVYDITRDPAEQNPLDPNDPEVRDVIHTMKEAVAEHQGGITKQQDQFDVLRLLPRPWKQPCCGTFPFCSCKDSSTVETPVLPPKVVTQPEWVPPTEDISQS is encoded by the exons ATGGAGTTGTCATGGACATCGTTATCTCTCATTGCAACTTTGAGTTGTACGATACTTTGCACAAACGCTCTTTTAAATTCTTCACCACAACCACAGAGCAAACCcacaaattttgttgtttttatcatGGACGACGTTGGTATGGGTGATCTGGGCTGTTTTGGGAATGGAACTATAAAGACACCAAATATTGATGGATTGGCGAAGGAGGGCGCTAAGTTGACGCACCATCTAGCGTTGCCGCTGTGTACGCCAAGTCGAGCTGCTCTTATGACTGGAAGGTTGCCAATACGATATG gGATGGGCTCCAGGCACATCATGAGGGTCTTTACTTTTCTCTCGGCCAAGGCGGGTCTGCCTTCCAGCGAGACTACAATTGCTGaggtacttaaagccattggatatTCAACGGCTTTAGTTG gtaaATGGCATTTAGGTTCCATGTGTGAAGCAGAGAACGAATGCTCTCATCCGAACGGCCAAGGCTTTGATTACTTCTTTGGCCTTCCACTAACAAACTTACGTGACTGCGGTAGCAACAGCAATGTTTTTATCGCATGGGACCCCCACATTTACCGGGACATTGTCCTGACTTTTCTGGCTGTACTGTGGGCTGCGTACACTGCCCGGAAGCACCGCTACATCGGTCTGTGTGGGTTTGTGATCTTTGTCGGTACGGGGGCAATCCTGTGCGGAAGTTTCTTTGCCTTCATCAAGTCAGTTCGCATGATGAACTGCGTCCTGATGGAGAATCAAAGAGTCGTGGAGCAGCCTCTTCAGTATGCCAATCTCACCGAGAGAATTCATCGACGGGCCGTCAATTTCCTTGAAGGGCATCATGACAAACCTTTCTTACTCGTCATGTCATTTCTTCAGGCGCACACGGCCCTCTTCAGTTCAGAAAAGTTTCTTGGCAGAAGCAAGCACGGTCTTTACGGTGACACCCTGGAAGAGATGGACTGGAGTGTGGGAGAAATTCTGAGGACGCTACGCAGACTTGGTGTCGACGAGAACACCTTCATTTATTTGACCTCGGACAACGGAGGTCATGTGGAGGAGTTTTCAGAAGATGGTGTACGTGAGGGAGGATGGAACGGCGTTTTTAAAG GTGGGAAAGCAAGCACCTGGGAAGGTGGAATTCGTGTCCCCACTATCGTGAAATACCCAGGAGTCGTTCCCCCAGGCTTAGAGATCTCAGAACCCACAAAGCTTGAAGACCTGCTACCAACGATCGCAGGAATCGCTGGGGCACAGCTCCCCAATGACAGGGTATATGATGGGAAAAGTCTCATGCCGTTATTGACTCGAGGCAAGACTAGCGGTCCTCACCATGAGTTCATGTATCACTACTGTGGTAGCTACTTACATGCGGCACGCTACACCCCAAAAG ATTCTGATAAGATATTTAAGATTCACTACAGCAGTGTTATCCATGTCCCAGGACCTCATGGAACCATGGGTTGCTTCGGAACCTACGCCTGTCGCTGTACAGGCTACTCCGTAGACCATCATGACCCACCTCTGGTATACGACATCACCCGTGACCCCGCCGAGCAGAATCCACTTGACCCCAATGACCCTGAGGTTAGAGATGTCATCCACACAATGAAGGAAGCTGTGGCTGAACATCAAGGTGGGATCACCAAACAGCAGGATCAGTTTGATGTGCTGCGATTGCTACCGCGTCCATGGAAGCAGCCTTGCTGTGGGACGTTCCCCTTCTGCTCCTGCAAGGATTCCTCAACAGTCGAGACTCCTGTCCTGCCACCCAAAGTGGTGACACAACCTGAGTGGGTACCACCTACAGAAGATATATCTCAGAGTTGA